The proteins below come from a single Miscanthus floridulus cultivar M001 chromosome 1, ASM1932011v1, whole genome shotgun sequence genomic window:
- the LOC136455121 gene encoding uncharacterized protein, translating into MDRGSGLNILYVDTLDAMRIPRPELRLAGSPYHGVIPGAQAYPLGQIGLLVTFSSPANFRSEVLTFKVVDFLGSYHAILGRPCYAKFMAIPNYTYLKLKMPRPNGVITMSSAISHAFACDHEHYDLATVGVYSSELPWLRETSILAVPDYNKPTSLTAFHPLEETKAVGVDPTNPAKTVWIRT; encoded by the coding sequence atggacagaggcagcggcctcaacatcctctacgtcgacaccctcgatgccatgcgcatcccccgaccGGAGCTCCGCCTGGCGGGCTCTCCCTATCACGGGGTGATcccaggagcgcaggcatacccgctcgggcagatcggtCTGCTCGTCACGTTCAGCAGCccagccaacttccgctcggaggtcctcaccttcaaagttgtggactttctagggtcctaccatgccattttggggcggccatgctacgcaaaattcatggcaatccccaactacacctacctcaagctgaagatgccaagaCCGAACGGTGTCATTACCATGAGCAGCGCCATCTCGCACGCCTTCGCGTGCGACCACGAGCACTACGATCTCGCCACTGTGGGGGTCTACTCATCTGAGCTCCCGTGGCTCAGGGAAACGTCAATCCTGgcagtcccagactacaacaaaccaacctctttGACGGCCTTCcacccgctcgaggaaaccaaagCGGTGGGAGTCGACCCCACCAACCCGGCCAAGACAGTATGGATCAGGAcctag